A single region of the Manihot esculenta cultivar AM560-2 chromosome 12, M.esculenta_v8, whole genome shotgun sequence genome encodes:
- the LOC110628601 gene encoding alpha-1,6-mannosyl-glycoprotein 2-beta-N-acetylglucosaminyltransferase — protein MATNGKRNRFKDGAFRRFVSLALVTVLGVLLLTILLRTNSVSEYVSINFTDHHEDLIPSYNYSDYGAVLNLPKRTELSIRLEKLNQLPPRNTDLYPRLAKDHITIVLYVHNRPKYLQAVVESLSKVEGISETLLIVSHDGYFEEMNKIVESIKFCQMKQIFAPYSPHVFLDSFPGVSSGDCKDKDDATKKRCAGNPDQYGNHRSPKIVSLKHHWWWMMNTVWDGLKETKGQSGHILFIEEDHYIFPNAYRNLQMLTALKPLKCPDCYAANLAPSDVNSRGENFKSLVAERMGNIGYSFNRTTWRKIHMKAREFCFFDDYNWDITMWATVYPSFGGPVYTLRGPRASAVHFGKCGLHQGHGDKKPCIDKGSVNVIVEDIDKVANINSKWNVHVYEHQPGYKAGFKGWGGWGDDRDHRLCLKFADMYLSASAVSTI, from the coding sequence ATGGCTACTAATGGTAAGAGAAACCGCTTTAAAGATGGGGCTTTTCGCCGATTTGTATCTCTAGCTTTAGTTACAGTACTGGGGGTTTTACTGCTGACCATTCTACTCCGAACAAATTCAGTTTCTGAATATGTGTCGATAAATTTTACTGACCATCATGAAGACTTGATACCAAGTTACAATTATTCAGATTATGGAGCAGTGCTCAATCTCCCAAAACGGACTGAATTGTCGATTCGACTGGAGAAGCTTAACCAGTTGCCTCCAAGGAATACAGATCTTTATCCACGTTTAGCTAAGGATCATATAACCATAGTTCTATATGTTCATAATAGGCCCAAATATCTTCAAGCAGTTGTAGAAAGCTTGTCAAAGGTTGAGGGGATAAGTGAGACATTACTTATTGTTAGTCATGATGGGTATTTTGAGGAAATGAACAAGATTGTTGAAAGTATCAAATTTTGCCAAATGAAACAGATATTTGCCCCTTACTCACCCCATGTCTTTCTGGATAGCTTTCCTGGTGTTTCTTCTGGTGATTGCAAGGACAAGGATGATGCAACAAAGAAACGTTGTGCAGGAAATCCTGATCAATATGGAAACCACCGATCACCAAAGATAGTGTCATTGAAGCATCATTGGTGGTGGATGATGAACACTGTATGGGATGGTCTGAAGGAGACGAAGGGGCAGTCAGGTCATATTCTTTTCATAGAGGAGGATCACTACATTTTTCCCAATGCATATCGCAACTTGCAGATGCTCACAGCATTGAAGCCTCTTAAATGTCCAGATTGCTATGCTGCAAATTTAGCACCTTCTGATGTGAATTCAAGAggagaaaattttaaaagtttagttgCTGAGAGAATGGGGAATATCGGGTATTCCTTTAATCGAACTACTTGGAGAAAAATTCATATGAAGGCAAGAGAGTTTTGTTTCTTTGATGATTACAATTGGGATATAACAATGTGGGCAACAGTTTATCCCTCATTTGGTGGTCCAGTTTATACACTACGAGGGCCAAGGGCTAGTGCTGTTCATTTTGGGAAGTGTGGTTTGCATCAGGGTCATGGGGACAAAAAGCCTTGCATTGACAAGGGTTCAGTAAATGTTATTGTAGAAGATATTGACAAGGTCGCAAACATCAATTCAAAGTGGAATGTGCATGTTTATGAGCATCAGCCAGGGTATAAAGCTGGGTTCAAGGGATGGGGTGGCTGGGGGGATGATAGAGATCACCGGTTGTGCTTGAAATTCGCTGACATGTATCTCTCTGCGAGCGCTGTTTCTACCATCTGA
- the LOC110627512 gene encoding uncharacterized protein LOC110627512, whose product MMFLFAVLLLYSSLLPFIFNLMQFFSSNIGKNYMFLLCNGILVFIVKNSGLVGSSHQDINPINNGENLQKQLETVSAEEQVHEIADKSLVMVEGVDEDDDDEEIGLPNVEELNKKCDDFIRNMKERIKFEAQQLVLVQH is encoded by the coding sequence ATGATGTTTCTCTTTGCTGTCTTGTTGCTTTATTCTTCATTGCTTCCTTTCATATTCAACTTGATGCAATTCTTCAGCTCCAACATAGGAAAGAACTACATGTTCCTTCTCTGCAATGGGATTCTAGTTTTCATCGTTAAGAATTCCGGTCTAGTTGGCAGTTCTCATCAAGATATTAATCCCATAAATAATGGAGAAAATCTGCAGAAACAACTTGAAACAGTTTCTGCAGAAGAACAAGTGCATGAAATTGCAGACAAGTCTTTGGTTATGGTGGAAGGAGttgatgaagatgatgatgatgaagaaatcGGATTGCCGAATGTAGAAGAGTTGAACAAGAAATGTGATGATTTTATAAGAAATATGAAAGAAAGAATCAAATTTGAAGCTCAACAGCTTGTTCTGGTTCAACATTAA
- the LOC110628228 gene encoding phytochrome C, with protein sequence MSSKSTNNANSARSSSARSRQSARVVAQTPIDAKLHVNFENSECQFDYSTSIDFNISTSTSDVPSQTVSAYLQKMQRGGLIQPFGCMIAVDEQNLKVLAYSENAPEMLDLTPHAVPSIEQQEALTFGTDLRTLFRSPGVAALQKAANFGEVNLLNPILIHCKTNDKPFYAILHRIDVGLVIDLEPVNPADVPVTAAGALQSYKLAAKAISRLQSLPSGNIPLLCDVLVQEVRDLTGYDRVMVYKFHEDEHGEVVAECYKPGLEPYLGLHYPATDIPQASRFFFMKNKVRMICDCLASPVKIIQDKSLAQPLSLCGSTLRSPHGCHAQYMANMGSIASLVMSVTINEDDDEIENDQRKERKLWGLVVCHHTSPRFVPFPVRYACEFFIQVFGVQINKEVELAAQTKEKHILQTQTLLCDMLLRDAPVAIITQSPNVMDLVKCDGAALYYGKKFWLVGVTPTEAQIRDIADWLLEYDSESTGLITDSLMEAGYPGASVLSNAIHGMAAVRITSKDFLFWFRTDTAKEIKWGGAKHNPVDKDDRRKMHPRSSFKAFLEVVKWRSLPWEDVEIDAIHSLQLILRESLQNKTAEVSKVIVNVTSVDDRIQGVDELRIFTNEMVRVIETAAIPILAVDVLGNINGWNSKTVELTGLPADQAIGMPLVELVEDDSINVITNTLSSALQGVEERSIEIKLKTFGPQENSGPVFLVVNACCSRDVRENVVGVCFVGQDLTAQKLVIEKYTHMQGDYAGIVRNPSTLIPPIFMTNENGQCIEWNYAMQKFSGVKREEAVDKMLLGEVFTVNSFGCRVKDNDTLTKLRILLNGVIAGQDAEKLLFGFFDQQGKYVEALLSANKRTDAEGRITGVLCFLHVASPELQYALQVQRISEQAAAKSLNKLKYVHQEVRKTSNGIMLMQNLMGNSDLSKEQRKLLKTSILCREQLNNIINDTDIESIEEGYMELKSVEFNLGETLEVVIKQAMTLSQERQVEIIRDLPSTLSSMHLYGDNLRLQQVLSDFLTNALLFTPAFEGSSIAFRVIPRKERIGTKMHIVHLEFRISHPTPGIPEDLIQEMFHHSHGASREGLGLYISQKLVKIMNGTVQYLKEAERSSFIILIEFPLVNQTEIS encoded by the exons ATGTCATCAAAATCGACAAACAACGCTAATAGTGCAAGGAGTAGTTCTGCTCGATCAAGACAAAGTGCTCGTGTGGTTGCTCAGACACCAATTGATGCAAAATTACATGTTAACTTCGAAAATTCTGAATGTCAGTTTGATTACTCTACATCAATTGACTTCAACATCTCGACTTCAACCAGCGATGTTCCTTCACAAACTGTATCAGCTTACCTCCAAAAGATGCAGAGAGGAGGACTCATTCAACCTTTCGGCTGCATGATTGCTGTTGATGAGCAAAATTTGAAGGTTCTTGCCTATAGTGAAAATGCTCCAGAAATGTTGGACTTGACACCACATGCTGTTCCAAGTATTGAGCAACAGGAAGCTCTGACTTTTGGAACGGATTTACGAACTCTTTTCCGGTCCCCAGGTGTAGCTGCCTTGCAAAAAGCAGCTAATTTTGGAGAAGTTAACCTTCTTAATCCCATATTGATACATTGTAAGACTAATGACAAACCCTTTTATGCGATCTTGCATAGAATTGATGTAGGATTGGTTATAGATTTGGAACCAGTTAATCCAGCTGATGTGCCGGTTACAGCTGCTGGGGCATTGCAATCATACAAACTTGCTGCCAAAGCCATCTCAAGGTTGCAATCATTGCCCAGTGGGAATATACCTCTACTATGTGATGTTTTAGTTCAAGAAGTTAGAGATTTGACTGGTTATGATCGAGTGATGGTTTATAAATTTCATGAAGATGAGCATGGGGAAGTTGTTGCAGAGTGCTATAAACCTGGTTTGGAACCTTATCTTGGGTTGCATTACCCAGCTACTGACATACCACAAGCTTCAAGATTTTTCTTCATGAAAAACAAGGTGCGGATGATATGTGATTGTTTGGCTTCTCCGGTAAAAATAATTCAAGACAAGAGCTTGGCACAGCCATTAAGTCTTTGTGGATCCACATTGAGATCTCCTCATGGTTGTCATGCACAGTATATGGCAAATATGGGCTCAATTGCATCTCTTGTGATGTCTGTGACAATTAATGAGGATGACGATGAGATAGAAAATGATCAGCGTAAGGAAAGAAAATTGTGGGGTTTAGTGGTTTGCCACCACACTAGCCCCAGGTTTGTTCCATTTCCTGTGAGGTATGCTTGTGAGTTTTTTATCCAAGTTTTCGGTGTTCAGATCAACAAGGAAGTAGAGTTGGCAGCTcaaacaaaggaaaaacataTTCTGCAAACCCAAACTTTGCTTTGTGACATGCTCCTTAGGGATGCTCCTGTGGCAATTATTACTCAATCACCTAATGTGATGGATCTTGTCAAGTGTGATGGAGCTGCTCTTTACTATGGGAAGAAATTTTGGTTGGTTGGAGTTACCCCTACAGAGGCACAGATTAGAGATATAGCTGACTGGCTTCTTGAGTACGACAGTGAAAGCACTGGCTTAATTACCGACAGCCTTATGGAAGCTGGCTACCCTGGTGCATCAGTTCTCAGTAATGCAATCCATGGGATGGCTGCTGTTAGGATTACTTCAAAAGATTTCCTTTTCTGGTTCAGGACTGACACTGCTAAAGAGATCAAATGGGGTGGTGCAAAACACAATCCTGTTGACAAGGATGATAGAAGAAAGATGCATCCCAGATCGTCATTCAAGGCTTTTCTGGAGGTAGTTAAATGgcggagcttaccttgggaagATGTTGAAATTGATGCCATTCATTCTTTACAGCTGATATTGAGAGAATCCTTGCAGAATAAGACTGCAGAGGTTTCCAAAGTGATTGTGAATGTTACATCAGTTGATGACAGAATTCAGGGGGTGGATGAATTGCGCATCTTCACAAATGAAATGGTTCGTGTTATTGAGACAGCTGCTATACCTATCTTGGCAGTAGATGTCTTGGGTAATATAAATGGCTGGAATTCTAAAACAGTTGAACTAACTGGTCTTCCTGCTGACCAAGCCATTGGCATGCCCTTAGTTGAACTTGTTGAGGATGACTCCATCAATGTAATCACAAACACATTATCTTCCGCTTTGCAAG GTGTAGAAGAGAGAAGTATTGAAATAAAACTCAAGACTTTTGGTCCTCAGGAAAACAGTGGTCCCGTATTTTTGGTAGTTAATGCATGTTGCAGCCGAGATGTAAGGGAAAATGTGGTAGGAGTTTGCTTTGTTGGGCAAGACCTAACCGCGCAAAAGTTGGTTATTGAGAAATATACCCATATGCAAGGTGATTATGCTGGAATTGTGCGCAACCCATCTACCCTTATTCCTCCGATTTTTATGACAAACGAGAATGGTCAATGCATAGAATGGAATTATGCTATGCAGAAATTTTCTGGTGTGAAGAGGGAGGAAGCTGTTGACAAAATGCTTCTCGGGGAAGTTTTCACAGTCAACAGTTTCGGTTGTCGTGTTAAAGACAATGATACCTTGACTAAACTAAGGATATTACTGAACGGAGTAATTGCAGGCCAGGATGCAGAGAAACTGTTATTTGGATTCTTTGATCAACAGGGCAAATACGTAGAAGCTTTACTATCTGCAAACAAGAGAACCGATGCAGAGGGAAGGATCACTGGGGTTCTGTGCTTCTTGCACGTGGCTAGCCCAGAACTTCAATATGCTTTGCAGGTCCAGAGAATATCAGAACAGGCTGCAGCAAAAAGCcttaataaattgaaatatgtTCACCAAGAAGTCAGGAAAACTTCAAACGGGATTATGCTAATGCAGAATTTAATGGGTAATTCAGACTTGAGCAAAGAACAGAGAAAGCTTCTGAAGACGAGCATCTTGTGCCGAGAACAGTTAAACAATATTATCAATGACACTGATATTGAGAGCATTGAGGAAGG TTATATGGAATTAAAGTCTGTTGAGTTCAACCTTGGAGAAACTCTGGAAGTTGTCATAAAACAAGCTATGACACTAAGCCAGGAGCGGCAGGTGGAGATTATTCGCGATTTACCATCAACGCTGTCGTCCATGCACTTATATGGAGATAACTTGAGACTTCAGCAAGTGCTTTCAGATTTTCTGACAAATGCACTCCTCTTTACCCCTGCATTTGAGGGTTCATCAATCGCGTTCAGAGTAATTCCAAGAAAGGAACGTATAGGGACCAAGATGCACATCGTTCATCTAGAATTCCG TATCTCCCATCCAACACCAGGAATTCCAGAAGATTTAATACAAGAGATGTTTCACCACAGCCATGGTGCTTCAAGAGAAGGCCTTGGTCTATACATCAGCCAGAAGCTTGTGAAGATTATGAATGGAACTGTACAGTATCTTAAAGAAGCAGAAAGGTCATCTTTCATTATTCTCATAGAGTTTCCATTGGTTAACCAAACTGAGATTAGTTAA